The region CTGCAGATAGACACAGTCCAACGCCGGCCGCGGGCACAGCGATTGCAGAGGCTGAGTTTAGAACCGCACCGGTGATCGGACCGATAGCCATGCCAAGTCCCTGAAATATTGCGTTGATGCCGGCAATTTTGGCTTGAACACCGCTACCGCTCACAAGGCTCATAGCTCCCAGGTTGCCAGGAAACAGCAATCCAAGGCTAATGCCCATAAGGGCCATCGAGATCAAGATCGTGGCAAAGTCTTGAGCCAACCCCAAGCACAACATTGCTATACCGCCAAGCAGAGCCGAGCGGATTACAAATTGCTGTGGATCCCAGTTGAGCCGTTTCAGCGCAACTAGCTGGACAAACACCATTGTCAGCGATGTTGCAGTTAAAACACCACCTGCAGCGGTGATCGATTGCGCAGGGTCGTAGCTGTAATAATCCTGAAACCGGAGTGCGGTCGTCTGTTGTAAAATGCTGAATAGTGAGACACCAAGGAACGTCACAAGAAAGTTAGGCGCCACCAGTTTCAGGTCTAAACTGGCACTTTTCTGACTACGGGAAACTGGATTGGACTTTCCTGTTTCGGGAAGCAGAAAGACAACGGCCATGGCTCCGAGAAGAACAGCCATTGCGGCCAGGCAAAATGTGGCGGCTGGCCAATTGCCTCCAACTCTCCAGGCGAGCGAAGACCCGATGACCGCGCCAAGTCCAAAGGCTGCCCCGAGCAGCCCCATGCCCTGAATGCGTCTCGTCCGATCAGTCGTGTCGGCAATGTAAGCCTGTGCAGCCGGAATCGTACCGGCCACAAGACTTGTCTGCGAAACCCGGACCGCAAACAACAAAGCCAGGGCGACGGGCACAACTAGCGTTCCCGCCAAGCGCAGCTGAATTACACCTGCCATCAGCAAGAGGCAGATTGGCAATGCAAGAAGCCCGATGAGGAGAACTGGTTTCCTTCCCAGTCTTTCTGTGAGCACGCCCCAGACCGGAGCTGCAAGCATTGCAGCTAAGGCTGAAATGCTCATTAGAGCTCCGGTTTGAAGGTCAGTGAAGCCCATTTGACGTCCAAGCGGCGGTAAGAGAACCAGGACAACAGCAAGACCCGCAGCCTTCAAGGTGAGGCCCGTAAAGAGGCTTAGCTGAGCGGTCTTCGATGATGGGGGTATTTCAGAGAGAGGAGTCTGCATCTTGCCCGCCTAGAACTTTACGCGTGCGCCGACGCCGAATGCGCGTCCTTTTCCCGGAATTCCAGCAAATACATTTTGCCCGCTGGAATTGGTTCCCGTCAGATAAGCCGACGTGGTGTAGGATTTGTCGAAAAGGTTCTCGACATAGCCATAGATTTCAAGGTCCTCCTTTTGCCAGCCGGCGCGCAGATTTACGAGATCATACGCCTTGAGTTCGCGGTTGTTGGCCGGATCAATTTGTCTGGATCCTGTGTGGGTATATTCGACGCGTCCGAATAAGTCCCCGGTTAAGATACCAGCGTCGATTTGATGCCGGTATTCTGCAAAAAGCGCAGCTGTGAGGTTCGGCGCATAGGGAACATCATTACCCTTGAGTGTGGTGTTCACGCCACCGGTAATCTCCGCACGCAAGAGGCCCACGTTGGCTCCGAACTGGAGGTTTTCAATAGGTTCGGCGACAACGCTCAACTCTACGCCATAGCTTTCTGTATCTGCGTTTTGGACGTCGAACCGGCCGGAAATTGGGTTAAAAGTGAAGAGTTGCTCGTCCGCAGTATCGTTGAAGAAAACCGATCCTGCCAGGTGGAGCCATTCGATCCCGGGCTGCCCGCGCAGGCCGGCTTCATACGTCCAGGTGCTGGAGCTTTCATATTCTGTGAGCGGTATGCCAAGTGAGGCAAACTGATTGAAGAAGAGATAGCCACCGGGCTTTTCACCGCGGGCGATTGTTCCATAGACCGTCAGCTCCGGCATTACGTCGTAACCCACACCGGCACGGCCGGTAACGAAATTGAATGAGCTGTCATGTTCTTCGTTGAAAACGGCCCCGCTTGGGCGCGCTACATAGTTTCCGGAAAAGTCCTGACTTTCATATGTATATCGGGCTCCACCGATCAGCCGCAATTTCTCACCGACGGGGATTGTCACTTCACCAAATGCTGCCAAGTTTGTCTTATTCAAGTCGCCAGTGTAAGCGCCGTTCGCAATAAACTGGCTGGTGATATCCGTCGTGCTTTCAAAGTCGGAGTAAAAACCGCTAACGCCCGCGACCCACTGGCCATCGGTCCCGATATCGCCATTAAGCCTGAATTCCTGACTGAATTGCGTGTTGTCTTCATCCATCTGCCGGACGTTAAGGCCAATCGTCTGGAATGCGGAAGCCGGAAATCCGCTTTGTTCCGAAATGATAAAACCATCCAGAAGATCGGCTTCGAAATCGATCTGGTAGTAGGATAACCCAGTGAGGGATGTCAGAGTTGCGTAATCAAGATCATGCTGTATCTCGAGCGAAGAGCCAATCGTATCGATAGTCGACTTGGGGACCGGGTTGTAGGAATTTCGAGGCAAGTTCGGATCGTCGATCCACACGCCCGTGGTTGGTCGGGTGTCGTTCCTATTGTAGCGAACCGACAGTGTTGCGTCTGTAGTATCGGAAATCTCCGCGCTGACTTTTGCGGACAATGCACCGAAATACTCTTCCCGGACAGAGCGGTCATCGTTGCTTACCAAGTTTGGCGCGCTGAATGAGAAATTGCGGATATCACCGTCATAGCCATGAAGTTCGCCTGAGACGCGTGCTGTTACTCGCTCGCTTATTGCGCCGTTTAGGTAGCCACTGACTTCACGATTGCCATACGATCCGATTTCGGTTGCAAGGCCTGCGGACAAATCGGCGGTTGCTTCTTCTGTCTTGATAACAACGGCCCCTGCTTGGGAATTTAAGCCGAAAAGGGTGCCTTGGGGTCCTTTCAGGACTTCTATTGATTTGACGTCAAAAAAACGTTGGTCGAAAACACGAACCGGAACCGGGACGCCATCGACATAGTAGTTCACCGATGGTGCAATCAACGCGGAGGAAGAGCCGATGCCTCTGAGATTCATCGTGTTGGCGAAAGACAAGCCACTATCAGAGAAATTGAAGTTTGGAATCCAGCGGGAGAGGTCTTCGATCTTCTCAATGCCTGCGTCATCAAGCTGAGCGCTGCTCAGCGCATCTATCGAGAACGGGACATGCTGGATTGGCTCTTCGAATTTTCGAGCTGACACGATGATCGTGTCCAGAACAGCCACATCGGCAATCTGATCGAGCGCGCCATCAGGAGCAGATGCGTCTTGGCCGTACGCTGCGGTTACAATTGAGCAAATCCCGGCCGTCAAGATCAGTCGAATTTTCAAAGATACGTTGGTTCGCATGTTGCCCCACCTGCATAAATCAACTTTAGTTGGTTTACCTACCAATATTAAAATATGAATGTCAACCTCAACTTATTAATGCCCTTCGATTGGGTGAGGAATGGCGTTGCCGATGCGTTTGAACGAATTGACGGAACGCCCTGCCGTATCCCGGCCATCGCCGACTGTTTTATGAGAGAGGCTCTCGCGAGCGCTGCGAGGACGAACTTACGAGCTTATCAGGTCATAGATGCACTGGATCACATTGCGCGCATCCGGGGCAAACCTCGGCGCATTCGCGCCGACAATGGGCCGGAGTTCGCAGGGCGGCGGCTCGACCAGTGGGCATATCCGAATAAGGTTGAACTGGACTTCTCCAGGCCAGGAAGACCAACCGACAATACCTATATCGAAGCATTTAACAGCCGGGTACGTTAGGAATGCCTCAACGCCTCCTAGTTCCTGTCCATGGCAGATGCGCCGGCCCGGATCGCTGAATGGAGGATCGACGACAACGAGAACCGGCCGCATTCATCGCTCGGAAACTTGACGCCGAGCGATGGATGCGACCCAACTAAACCTAACCCGAAAGGTCGCATGAAACCCTGCCAGAAACAGGGTCAAGACCAGTCCTCCGTTTTCCTAAATATACGGGTGGACCAATTCATTGGGAGAGGCTCAAAGCGATCTAGTTGGACTAACCATTACTCGTCAAAACGGCTTTGCGTTCTTCGCCTTTAATATCGCGCAGTGCATAGAGTGTGATTTTGCTGCTGACACCCGTCCGCCGGAGTTCAACGACATAGGGTAGAATTTCCTATTTGTGCCATCTCATGAGATCGCGCAAGCACCAACCAACACCTGTTTGTACCAAGTGTTCGTTGTCATGAATCAACGCGTGGCACAATCGACATGCAATGTCTTTGTACAATCCAGACTTTGCCACTTTGCGCGTGAACAGGACAACGCTTGCCCGACGTAGCCATTTGTCTTCGCTGATATTCCAACGTCCCAACAATTCAATCGTCTCTTGTTCGTGACGACTTAGAATGTTTGGTAAGAACAGTTTTGTAACACTGTCTATCTTACTCCAACCGTGGAGGCTGCTCACTAGTTCCTGCATTAGATTAAAACGTTCCGGGGGGAAGTGTTCCGGGACATTCTCTAAAAGAGCAATGGCAACGCCTTTTTGTTCCCCGTACCCGGAGGCAATAAGACGCGTGGCCAGTTCGATCTTTTGATCTGCATCCAGAGCCGCGAATTGGGGTTTCAAACTCGCTAAAAATCTCTTCATCTCAGGCGCTCTTACGCCGTAACCAAGATATCGCGGATCAGGCTCATTCGCGTCTGCGACGTAAGGTGTTCCTTCTCCCATAGCGCTCAACTCAGAAACGATGGCAGTTTGGAGTGCATCGATGTCGACAGGAGGTGATCGGTTTATGGTCGCTCGAACCTATTGCAGACATTCAGAGCGAGCAAGTGGAAGGGAGCTTTGTCCGCATCTCTGCCCTTGGACCTGTGTGCAGCGCGCCCCTGTTTCACGCCCTTATCTGGCCCAATAGGTGCTGACGGGGAAAAGCCCCAGACAAAATTAAAACTTGAAACATATATTCAAGTTTAATACTCAGGGGCTCGATAGCAAGCCAGCTTGGCACTTAGCATCCGAGCCAGCCCACATTTCCCGAAAAAGCATCGCATCGACCGCCCTTCCCGCTCCCGCCGACCGGGATTAGCTGCATGTGCACAAAATTTGGCAGTCAAGGCCGTTTTGCTGGAATACAGAAACGGAAGATTGAGGAGACCTATGTAGGTGGATCAGGAAGAATTCGGACTTTACGACCCTCAGATTGAAAGAAGCAGCTGTGGTGTCGGTTTCATCACCCGCAAAGACAGCCTCCAGACCCACGACGTTCTCCGGATGTCGCATGAGGCACTGTGTGCCGTGCCTCATCGCGGCGGAATGTCTTCGGAAGGGGTCGGTGACGGGGCCGGCGTGTCGATTGATCTGTCAGAATCCTTTTTCCGCCACCTGACCGGCCGAGAGGAGCTGAGCTCCGGCAACTTCGGTGTCGGCAACTTCTTCTTGCCGAACGATACGAACCAGCACGCAGCAGCCATGCAACTGGTGGAACAGGTTCTGACGCAGCATGGCTTTACCGTCATACTGACACGGGCTGTACCGGCGGACAATTCAGCGCTTCGCCCACGGGCTGTCCCGCACCAATTGCCGATCCGGCAGTGGGTATTCATTTCCGGAAGGGAAAACGGGCAAGCCGAAATCTGCGACAATACTGTTCACA is a window of Labrenzia sp. CE80 DNA encoding:
- a CDS encoding MFS transporter, whose translation is MQTPLSEIPPSSKTAQLSLFTGLTLKAAGLAVVLVLLPPLGRQMGFTDLQTGALMSISALAAMLAAPVWGVLTERLGRKPVLLIGLLALPICLLLMAGVIQLRLAGTLVVPVALALLFAVRVSQTSLVAGTIPAAQAYIADTTDRTRRIQGMGLLGAAFGLGAVIGSSLAWRVGGNWPAATFCLAAMAVLLGAMAVVFLLPETGKSNPVSRSQKSASLDLKLVAPNFLVTFLGVSLFSILQQTTALRFQDYYSYDPAQSITAAGGVLTATSLTMVFVQLVALKRLNWDPQQFVIRSALLGGIAMLCLGLAQDFATILISMALMGISLGLLFPGNLGAMSLVSGSGVQAKIAGINAIFQGLGMAIGPITGAVLNSASAIAVPAAGVGLCLSAAIVFWLRRKTYDN
- a CDS encoding TonB-dependent receptor; protein product: MRTNVSLKIRLILTAGICSIVTAAYGQDASAPDGALDQIADVAVLDTIIVSARKFEEPIQHVPFSIDALSSAQLDDAGIEKIEDLSRWIPNFNFSDSGLSFANTMNLRGIGSSSALIAPSVNYYVDGVPVPVRVFDQRFFDVKSIEVLKGPQGTLFGLNSQAGAVVIKTEEATADLSAGLATEIGSYGNREVSGYLNGAISERVTARVSGELHGYDGDIRNFSFSAPNLVSNDDRSVREEYFGALSAKVSAEISDTTDATLSVRYNRNDTRPTTGVWIDDPNLPRNSYNPVPKSTIDTIGSSLEIQHDLDYATLTSLTGLSYYQIDFEADLLDGFIISEQSGFPASAFQTIGLNVRQMDEDNTQFSQEFRLNGDIGTDGQWVAGVSGFYSDFESTTDITSQFIANGAYTGDLNKTNLAAFGEVTIPVGEKLRLIGGARYTYESQDFSGNYVARPSGAVFNEEHDSSFNFVTGRAGVGYDVMPELTVYGTIARGEKPGGYLFFNQFASLGIPLTEYESSSTWTYEAGLRGQPGIEWLHLAGSVFFNDTADEQLFTFNPISGRFDVQNADTESYGVELSVVAEPIENLQFGANVGLLRAEITGGVNTTLKGNDVPYAPNLTAALFAEYRHQIDAGILTGDLFGRVEYTHTGSRQIDPANNRELKAYDLVNLRAGWQKEDLEIYGYVENLFDKSYTTSAYLTGTNSSGQNVFAGIPGKGRAFGVGARVKF
- a CDS encoding DNA alkylation repair protein, giving the protein MGEGTPYVADANEPDPRYLGYGVRAPEMKRFLASLKPQFAALDADQKIELATRLIASGYGEQKGVAIALLENVPEHFPPERFNLMQELVSSLHGWSKIDSVTKLFLPNILSRHEQETIELLGRWNISEDKWLRRASVVLFTRKVAKSGLYKDIACRLCHALIHDNEHLVQTGVGWCLRDLMRWHK